A genome region from Nicotiana tabacum cultivar K326 chromosome 13, ASM71507v2, whole genome shotgun sequence includes the following:
- the LOC107791604 gene encoding uncharacterized protein LOC107791604, producing the protein MGVLEKTAKMGTKKMILMLLLAFYFSCGLYLAKILPSDNKEAVVEEQVNNHNVDEKIEIDVNSKYGHAEAHFGGKGGNGGEESRSPSNQGSSNVIPIYAANAHHNHHRSAANCHRNHNEYLAFFAAMFFACIVLKYPVFIA; encoded by the exons ATGGGAGTTCTTGAAAAAACAGCAAAAATGGGAACCAAGAAAATGATATTAATGCTCCTTTTGGCTTTCTACTTTTCATGTGGTTTATATCTGGCCAAGATTTTGCCTTctg aTAACAAAGAAGCAGTAGTAGAAGAACAAGTTAATAATCATAATGTTGATGAAAAGATAGAAATAGATGTTAACAGCAAATATGGCCATGCTGAAGCTCATTTTGGTGGTAAAGGAGGAAATGGAGGGGAAGAATCTCGATCTCCTTCGAATCAAGGATCGTCGAATGTCATACCAATTTATGCTGCAAACGCGCACCACAATCACCATCGTAGTGCTGCAAACTGCCACAGAAACCACAATGAATATTTAGCCTTCTTCGCTGCAATGTTCTTCGCTTGCATTGTACTTAAATACCCTGTGTTTATTGCGTAA